One stretch of Glycine soja cultivar W05 chromosome 7, ASM419377v2, whole genome shotgun sequence DNA includes these proteins:
- the LOC114420678 gene encoding uncharacterized protein LOC114420678, whose product MTINNQHSTSDHIVNPANPYFLHPGENTVVVLVSPPLTESNFHQWECDMVVALESKNKDHFLFGTLPCPPPTDPMHEAWRRCNCMVMSWLTRSMSPVIKQSVM is encoded by the coding sequence ATGACTATTAACAATCAACATTCAACTTCTGATCACATTGTCAATCCTGCCAATCCATATTTTCTTCATCCTGGAGAAAATACTGTCGTTGTTCTTGTTTCGCCACCATTGACAGAAAGCAATTTTCATCAATGGGAATGTGATATGGTTGTGGCGCTTGAATCCAAGAACAAAGACCATTTTCTTTTTGGCACACTTCCTTGTCCTCCACCAACAGATCCAATGCATGAAGCTTGGCGGCGTTGCAATTGCATGGTGATGTCATGGCTCACTCGTTCCATGAGTCCTGTTATCAAACAATCGGTGATGTGA
- the LOC114419615 gene encoding protein CHUP1, chloroplastic-like produces the protein MVAGKVRVAMGFQKSPAAAHTTPPPQKKQPPPPSPSTAKSSSHKSSFSRSFGAYFPRSSAQVQPRPPDVAELLRLVEELRESESRLKTELLEHKLLKESIAIVPVLENEITARETEIERSRRRAEEAESENERLRKELQELKVKAEEEKKENERKIKALEEEIAELKKTASFSGSSSSSNRTEALEIHEQEEATHKLVEVSFRSNLMRSLKKTASDLGSGNLKKEVSEISERPRHSRCNSEELVDCSDSVLFGSVGSRAPRVPNPPPKPTSSSSPSSPSSVSSGETERRIPPPPPPPPRKPASNAAAAPPPPPPPPPAKAVRVAPAKVRRVPEVVEFYHSLMRRDSHSRRDSGSGAEMPATANARDMIGEIENRSTHLLAIKTDVETQGDFIRYLIKEVESAAFTDIEDVVPFVKWLDDELSYLVDERAVLKHFDWPEQKADALREAAFGYCDLKKLVSEASSFRDDPRQLCGPALKKMQTLLEKLEHGIYNISRMRESATKRYKVFQIPVDWMLDSGYVSQIKLASVKLAMKYMKRVSAELETGGGGPEEEELIVQGVRFAFRVHQFAGGFDVETMRAFQELRDKARSCHVQCHSQQQKFFCRSATYDGANSASEN, from the exons atgGTTGCGGGTAAGGTAAGAGTAGCAATGGGGTTTCAGAAGTCACCGGCGGCGGCGCATACTACTCCTCCGCCGCAGAAGAAGCAGCCTCCTCCTCCGTCGCCGTCCACCGCGAAATCCTCGTCTCACAAGTCCTCATTCTCTCGCTCTTTCGGCGCTTACTTTCCGCGCTCTTCCGCGCAGGTTCAGCCTCGGCCACCGGACGTGGCGGAGCTGCTCCGCCTGGTGGAGGAGCTCCGGGAGAGCGAGTCGCGCTTGAAGACGGAGCTGCTGGAGCACAAGTTGCTGAAGGAGTCCATCGCCATTGTCCCCGTTCTGGAGAACGAGATCACCGCGAGGGAAACCGAAATCGAAAGGAGCAGAAGAAGAGCGGAAGAAGCGGAATCAGAGAACGAGAGGTTGAGAAAGGAATTGCAGGAACTGAAGGTGAAagcagaagaagagaaaaaagagaacgaGAGAAAAATCAAAGCGCTGGAAGAGGAAATAGCAGAGTTGAAGAAAACGGCGTCGTTTAGTGGTAGCAGTAGCAGCAGCAACAGAACAGAGGCATTGGAGATTCACGAGCAAGAAGAAGCTACACATAAGCTCGTGGAGGTATCGTTTAGGTCGAATCTGATGAGGAGTTTGAAGAAAACAGCGTCAGATCTCGGAAGCGGGAATTTGAAAAAAGAGGTTTCGGAAATTTCTGAAAGGCCACGTCACTCGCGGTGTAACTCGGAGGAACTCGTTGATTGCTCTGACTCAGTTCTGTTTGGTTCTGTTGGGTCACGGGCGCCACGTGTTCCGAATCCTCCGCCGAAGCCTACGTCTTCTTCTTCGCCGTCGTCACCGTCGAGCGTTTCCTCCGGCGAAACAGAGCGAAGGATTCCGCCACCGCCACCTCCTCCGCCGAGGAAGCCTGCGTCGAATGCGGCGGCGGCACCTCCTCCACCGCCGCCTCCGCCTCCGGCGAAGGCGGTAAGAGTGGCTCCGGCGAAGGTGCGGAGAGTGCCGGAGGTGGTGGAGTTTTACCACTCGCTGATGCGGAGGGACTCGCATTCGCGGCGAGACTCTGGCTCCGGCGCAGAGATGCCGGCGACGGCGAACGCTCGTGACATGATCGGCGAGATCGAGAACCGTTCGACTCACTTGTTGGCG ATAAAAACAGATGTGGAAACACAAGGAGACTTTATTAGATACCTGATCAAAGAGGTGGAGAGTGCAGCATTCACGGACATTGAAGATGTGGTGCCTTTTGTCAAATGGCTTGACGACGAACTCTCTTATTtg GTGGATGAAAGGGCAGTGCTGAAGCACTTCGATTGGCCAGAGCAGAAGGCTGATGCTTTGCGTGAAGCTGCGTTTGGTTATTGTGATTTGAAGAAGTTGGTATCTGAGGCTTCGTCTTTCAGGGATGATCCTCGGCAGCTGTGTGGTCCAGCTCTTAAGAAGATGCAGACTCTCTTAGAAAA ATTAGAACATGGGATTTACAATATCTCAAGAATGAGAGAGTCGGCGACAAAGAGATACAAAGTGTTCCAAATTCCTGTGGATTGGATGCTTGACAGTGGCTATGTCAGCCAG ATCAAGCTGGCATCTGTAAAATTGGCTATGAAGTATATGAAGAGAGTCTCTGCTGAGCTTGAAACAGGTGGTGGTGGGCCTGAAGAAGAAGAGCTTATTGTCCAAGGAGTTAGATTCGCGTTCCGAGTACATCAG TTTGCTGGAGGTTTTGATGTGGAGACAATGAGGGCGTTTCAAGAGTTGAGAGATAAAGCGAGGTCATGCCATGTTCAATGCCACAGCCAGCAACAGAAATTCTTTTGCAGGTCTGCAACATATGATGGAGCAAACTCAGCTTCAGAGAATTAG
- the LOC114419617 gene encoding protein trichome birefringence-like 38 — protein sequence MGSKVKTLVLLSLFCLALFESLHQARAAKSHNNHNVTRLKGRKELNRCNLFIGSWVIDPSHPLYDSSSCPFIDAEFDCQKYGRPDKQYLKYSWKPDSCALPRFDGVNFLNKWKGKKIMFVGDSLSLNMWESLSCMLHASVPNATTSFVRRQALSTVTFQDYGVTIQLYRTPYLVDIIQEDAGRVLTLDSIQAGNAWTGMDMLIFNSWHWWTHKGDSQGWDYIRNGSNLVKDMDRLDAFFKGMTTWAGWVDQKVDSTKTKVFFQGISPTHYQGQEWNQPRKSCSGELEPSAGSTYPAGLPPAANIVNKVLKNMKNQVYLLDITLLSQLRKDAHPSAYGGLDHTGNDCSHWCLPGVPDTWNELLYAALFM from the exons ATGGGTTCCAAAGTAAAGACCTTGGTTTTGCTCTCTTTGTTTTGCTTGGCTCTATTTGAGTCCTTGCACCAAGCAAGAGCAGCAAAGTCACATAATAATCATAATGTGACTCGCTTGAAGGGGAGAAAGGAGTTAAATAGATGTAATTTGTTCATTGGAAGTTGGGTTATTGACCCTTCACACCCTCTCTATGACTCCTCAAGCTGCCCCTTTATAGATGCTGAGTTTGATTGCCAAAAGTATGGGAGACCCGACAAGCAGTATCTCAAATACTCTTGGAAGCCTGATTCATGTGCCTTACCCAG GTTCGATGGAGTGAATTTCTTGAACAAGTGGAAGGGTAAGAAGATAATGTTTGTGGGAGACTCATTGAGTTTGAACATGTGGGAATCATTGTCCTGCATGCTTCACGCGTCGGTGCCGAATGCCACCACCAGCTTTGTGAGGAGACAAGCACTCTCCACTGTGACCTTCCAG GACTATGGAGTAACCATACAACTATATCGCACACCATATTTGGTGGACATAATTCAAGAAGATGCTGGGCGAGTGCTCACACTAGACTCCATACAAGCTGGTAATGCTTGGACAGGCATGGACATGTTGATCTTCAACTCCTGGCATTGGTGGACCCACAAAGGAGATTCTCAAGG ATGGGATTACATAAGGAACGGTTCCAATCTAGTAAAGGATATGGATCGTTTGGATGCATTTTTCAAAGGGATGACCACATGGGCTGGATGGGTTGATCAAAAGGTTGACTCTACCAAAACTAAAGTTTTCTTTCAAGGCATTTCTCCTACTCATTATCA AGGTCAGGAGTGGAATCAACCAAGAAAGAGTTGTAGTGGAGAACTAGAACCATCAGCAGGGTCAACATATCCTGCTGGTCTACCTCCTGCAGCAAACATAGTGAACAAAGTGTTAAAGAACATGAAGAATCAAGTTTATCTACTTGACATAACACTTCTCTCACAACTACGAAAAGATGCCCACCCTTCTGCCTATGGTGGCTTGGATCATACGGGTAATGACTGCAGTCATTGGTGCCTACCAGGAGTACCTGATACTTGGAATGAACTTCTATATGCAGCTCTATTTATGTGA